One genomic region from Gemmatimonadota bacterium encodes:
- a CDS encoding carboxypeptidase regulatory-like domain-containing protein — protein MGIPSRTVPNFVLTLVLILVLVPVLLQPVPAYPQGITTAALFGRILDDSGAPLPDATVVALHEPTGVSSGVFSRADGRYNIAGLRTGGPYEIRVSYIGYRTAVRQDILLTMGQSLRADFQLDRDLIEAGEITVTAHRDEVLNASNTGTETHVSAIEIARLPSIARSIQDYTRLAPEAASKAGGQSIAGKNNRMNNFQVDGAVLNDAFGLTGEGLPTGQVDAQPISLDAIEEFQVHVAPFDVRSGGFAGGLINAVTRSGTNRFRGSLYWFGRNESLVGDLDGDEFGDFTDYQLGFRLGGPVARNRAFFFVNGELRRRSSPSSAGPADSDQPIRFGGNSADLQRIVDIAREKYGYDAGGYDPYSQDTRNEKIFARLDVNLSPGHRLTLRHNLVNGDLDDGLNRGRTLFTLTSNQFKRDNVTHSSVVQLNSTFSRSLANEARISYSRVRDKRSPLSASFPQVGIDLEEPGGAFLGEVRLGVERFSQANTLDQDTFEFTNDLHLFRADHTITIGTHNEFVSFDNLFIQDYYGAYEFDGIEAFEQGTPTRYLLSRSSVPGVEQPRAAWDYVQLGFYVQDSWKVSPRLSLNFGLRTDVPILPDEPLANDRFARQFAGHRTDRTPDGQVLWSPRFGFNLDAGGDRGTQIRGGAGVFAGLPPAVWLSNAYSNSGVDFTRIDLATFRDQEVPAFVADPFAQPLPLDAGLSAPQTSEVNVIDPAFRLPRVFRTNLALDRRLPLDLVGTVEVLLARNLDEVRFRNLNIGDAGRPTGVTPDGRPDYGGRKVSGDFTNVILLENTDRGRQFNLTLRLRKGQDTPLLPGLFGSVAYVFQDAEDINSGRSSRAISNWQYNETDDPNGETTATSDFEVRHRVLASGSWKFEIGQGLPTTVSVFYEGSAGDPYSYMYADDVNGDGIRGNDLAYIPASRIDVSTEVTDDEWRAVDAFIDSDPTLRAARGGIVRRNASRSPWRNRLDLRLIQQLPSVRNQHFELTLDVLNLTNLFNSDWGQSRYVRFDAASLFNFDGYDEQGRPDLDLRVRDANEDGRVDREDVFQTTNLSSRWQVQAGVRYTF, from the coding sequence ATGGGCATTCCGAGCCGGACGGTCCCGAACTTCGTCCTGACCCTCGTCCTGATCCTCGTACTGGTCCCCGTCCTGCTCCAGCCGGTCCCGGCTTACCCACAGGGCATTACGACCGCGGCCCTCTTCGGCAGGATTCTGGACGACTCCGGTGCGCCGCTTCCCGATGCTACGGTGGTTGCCCTGCACGAGCCGACGGGTGTCTCCTCCGGCGTCTTTTCCCGTGCCGACGGGCGGTACAACATCGCGGGCTTGAGGACCGGCGGTCCGTACGAGATCCGGGTCAGCTACATCGGGTATCGCACCGCCGTCCGGCAGGACATTTTGCTGACCATGGGCCAGAGCCTGCGTGCTGATTTCCAGCTGGACAGGGACCTCATCGAGGCCGGGGAAATCACCGTTACGGCCCACCGGGACGAGGTGTTAAACGCGTCGAACACTGGTACCGAGACCCACGTTTCGGCGATCGAGATCGCCCGTCTGCCCTCGATCGCGCGGAGCATACAGGACTACACTCGGCTGGCGCCCGAGGCCGCTTCGAAGGCGGGCGGTCAGAGCATCGCGGGCAAGAACAACCGCATGAACAACTTCCAGGTGGACGGCGCGGTCCTGAACGACGCCTTCGGGTTGACGGGCGAAGGGCTGCCCACGGGCCAGGTGGACGCCCAGCCGATCAGCCTGGACGCCATCGAGGAATTCCAGGTGCATGTGGCGCCCTTTGACGTGCGCTCCGGCGGTTTCGCGGGAGGGCTCATCAACGCGGTGACGCGCAGCGGAACGAACCGCTTCCGGGGTTCTCTGTACTGGTTCGGCCGGAACGAATCCCTGGTGGGAGACCTGGACGGGGACGAATTCGGGGATTTCACCGACTACCAGCTCGGATTCCGGCTCGGCGGCCCGGTGGCCAGGAACCGGGCGTTCTTCTTCGTCAACGGAGAGTTGCGGCGCCGTTCGAGCCCTTCGAGCGCGGGTCCCGCGGACTCGGACCAGCCCATCCGCTTCGGGGGAAACTCAGCCGATCTGCAGCGGATCGTGGACATCGCCCGCGAGAAGTACGGTTACGACGCCGGCGGATACGACCCTTACTCACAGGATACGCGGAACGAAAAGATCTTCGCGCGGCTGGATGTCAACCTTTCGCCCGGGCACCGACTCACCCTGCGCCACAATCTGGTGAACGGCGACCTGGACGACGGGCTGAACCGGGGACGCACCCTCTTCACGCTTACCAGCAACCAGTTCAAGCGCGACAACGTCACCCATTCTTCGGTCGTGCAGCTCAACAGCACATTCTCCCGCAGCCTGGCCAATGAAGCGCGGATATCCTACAGCCGCGTGCGGGACAAGCGGTCCCCGCTGTCCGCTTCCTTTCCCCAGGTCGGGATCGATCTCGAGGAACCGGGCGGCGCGTTCCTCGGCGAGGTTCGGCTCGGCGTGGAACGGTTCTCCCAGGCCAACACGCTGGACCAGGACACCTTCGAGTTCACCAACGACCTCCACCTGTTCAGGGCGGATCACACCATAACAATCGGCACGCACAACGAGTTCGTCTCTTTCGACAACCTGTTCATCCAGGACTACTACGGGGCCTACGAGTTCGACGGTATCGAGGCCTTCGAACAAGGCACCCCCACCCGCTACCTCCTGAGCCGGTCCAGCGTGCCCGGCGTCGAACAGCCCCGCGCCGCCTGGGACTACGTGCAGCTGGGATTCTACGTCCAGGACAGCTGGAAAGTCAGTCCGAGGCTCAGCCTGAACTTCGGGCTGCGGACCGACGTGCCGATCCTGCCGGACGAGCCCCTGGCCAACGACCGCTTCGCCCGCCAGTTCGCCGGCCACCGGACGGACCGGACCCCGGACGGGCAGGTGCTCTGGTCTCCCCGCTTCGGGTTCAATCTCGACGCAGGAGGGGACCGAGGGACCCAGATCCGCGGCGGCGCCGGCGTCTTCGCGGGACTGCCGCCGGCCGTCTGGCTTTCCAACGCATACAGCAACAGCGGCGTGGACTTCACCCGCATCGATCTCGCCACCTTCCGGGATCAGGAAGTCCCCGCGTTCGTGGCCGACCCCTTCGCGCAACCGCTGCCGCTGGACGCAGGTCTCTCTGCGCCGCAGACTTCGGAGGTCAACGTCATCGATCCCGCGTTCCGGCTGCCCCGGGTCTTCCGCACCAACCTCGCCCTCGACCGCAGGCTGCCACTGGACCTGGTCGGTACCGTGGAAGTCCTGCTGGCCCGGAACCTCGACGAGGTCCGGTTCCGCAACCTCAACATCGGGGACGCCGGCAGGCCGACCGGTGTGACGCCGGACGGACGGCCCGACTACGGCGGCAGGAAGGTCAGCGGGGATTTCACGAACGTCATCCTCCTGGAGAACACGGACAGGGGCCGGCAGTTCAACCTGACGCTGCGGCTGCGCAAGGGACAGGACACACCTCTCCTCCCCGGACTCTTCGGCAGCGTGGCATACGTGTTCCAGGATGCGGAGGACATCAACAGCGGACGGTCGAGCCGGGCCATCTCCAACTGGCAGTACAACGAGACCGACGACCCCAACGGCGAGACGACGGCCACGTCCGATTTCGAGGTCCGGCACCGGGTCCTGGCCAGCGGGTCCTGGAAATTCGAGATCGGACAGGGGCTTCCAACGACGGTTTCCGTCTTCTACGAAGGCAGCGCGGGAGATCCGTACAGCTACATGTACGCCGACGACGTGAACGGCGACGGGATCCGGGGCAACGACCTCGCCTACATCCCGGCGAGCCGAATCGACGTGAGCACAGAGGTCACCGACGACGAGTGGCGGGCGGTCGACGCATTCATCGATTCCGACCCCACATTGCGCGCGGCCCGGGGCGGCATCGTCCGGCGCAACGCGAGCCGTTCGCCATGGCGGAACCGGCTGGACCTGCGCCTGATACAACAGTTGCCTTCCGTGCGGAACCAGCACTTCGAACTGACGCTTGACGTGCTGAACCTGACCAACCTGTTCAACAGCGACTGGGGCCAAAGCCGATATGTGCGGTTCGACGCCGCGAGCCTGTTCAATTTCGACGGGTACGACGAACAGGGCAGGCCGGACCTGGATCTCCGGGTCCGGGACGCCAACGAAGACGGAAGGGTCGACCGCGAGGACGTGTTCCAGACCACCAACCTCTCGTCCCGCTGGCAGGTGCAGGCCGGGGTGCGGTATACGTTTTAA